One Salvia miltiorrhiza cultivar Shanhuang (shh) chromosome 6, IMPLAD_Smil_shh, whole genome shotgun sequence genomic window, TGCATGTCTACACCAATATATTTTAACAAGCACAGCATTAAAAAGtttgcaattaattaattaattatattttaacaaGCATAGCATTAAAAAgtttgtaattaattaattaattaattaattattacatttacgATCGATATTTTACTAGGATTAGCATTTCCTCGTGCAATTTCAACTGTCAAGTCCCACTTGTCGCAAAATTCCCAAAATACCCTTGCAAGTGTATCAAAGGCGTCTAATAGTTGACGAATCCAATcgtcctttaaaaaaaatatagaaaatagtTGACAAATCCAATCAAAAACTCCAGCAGCCGCAACGCCTTTTCAAGATCGGTTTGAGTCTTGGTTTTTCCAAATTACCTCATTAATTATCTTCTTAAAAGACACTTTTACTTCAATAAGCATTTCTAAGTGGATCATCATCGCCAAAAGGTGTAGTGCCCTTCCAAATATAAAACCCCTTAAGTTTATCCAATAACATTAACTtctctcaaaattttaattaaaaatagagaTAATTGCAACTAAAATCTTAAAGTTGGAGCTCGGATTCAAACATTTATTTAACAtccaaattcaaaattgatttAGGGCTTTTGAAGTTCATTGTCTATCCTATCCTTCCTTTGTTGTGAATGTCGTCGTCAGAAGTTTAGCAGTAGAGTAATTTAGTTAGAAGTTGATACACAAAATTCAAGTTTTTTTATAGTTTGTATTACaaattactctcttcgtccataAAACATCTTTCTAAGGGACTGGACACACATTTGAAGAAAAGTAAATTGTGTATTTGGTGAGCGAAAATGAATCTTACAAATTAGATAATGATGATAGTTAAaacaattattttaaaaaatactccctccgtcccataataagtggccacatttcctttttcgtctgtcccactataagtggctgctttctaaaaatggcaaaagtttactttaattaagtcaacaattactcactaatttggtcaacaattgtaggccactttctaaaaatgtcaaaattactttaattaagtcaacaattactcactaatttggtcaacaattgtaggccacactctattaaaacatataacactcaatttcttaatctccgtgccgaaaagaatgtggccacttattatgggacggagggagtagtaagtTTATTAGTGACAATGTGTGTAAATATGTGGGagttgtaaaaataataattagtgaagtTGTTTTCAAAATGAAGtagaaaaatattttgtgaacGAACGGAAATGAATAGTGGATGGAGAGATTATATTTTCtagatataattataattaattgcaATTAAAACTCGTGGATTTCATTAAGCCGAGTCAATTGTTGTAATCTTGAAGGCGGAAAAGCAGAATTAGTTGTTGATTGTGAAGTCTCAAAAGTCATGCCTAACAAATCACTATCCTTAAATCGaaagatttttattttcaataataatagaaataattacCACGTTTTCATAAAGGTAGGGCAGCTTATTTGAGATTCCCGCGAAATATCCTTCCCTCCACGTGCTTTTTATTTTTAGCAACCCAAAATCTCACACACGTTTGCGTCACCTATACTGCTATACCTATACATACACTTTACTTACAATTCGATTCAATGAATTTCGCTCCCCTTATAAATACCCCCTCCCCTTTCCCACACGCTTAGCACTTGTATTCATTCATTCCTCTTCCTCTGTTTCCTTTCTCACTCAACCAACTCAAAAAATCTCTAACTCAGAAcccaaaattgaaaatttccgGTGAAATGGATTGGTTTCGCGGCGAGAAATTGGGGCACGGGAGTTTCGCGCAGGTGAATTTAGCGATTCCGAGAAGCCAGAGCTCGTTTCCTCAGCCGTTAATGGCGGTGAAGTCGTGCGGCGTTTATCTCTCCTCGTCGCTCGTCAACGAGAAATTCATACTGGAGGAGCTCAAGGATTGCCCGGAGATCATCCGTTGCTATGGAGACAGCTATTCGTGCGAGAACGGCGAGAAATTGTACAATGTGCTGCTGGAGTACGCCTCCGGCGGCTCTCTCGCCGATAAGCTCAAATTCTCCGGCGATCGGACGCTGCCGGAGCCTCAAGTCCGGCGATACACCAAGGCTCTGCTGAGAGGGCTGCACTACATCCACAAGTTCGGGTACGTCCACTGCGATGTGAAGCTGCAGAACATTCTGCTGAGCTCTGACGGCAGCGTGAAGATCGCCGATTTCGGTCTCGCGAAGCGCGCCGGCGGCGCCGCTGCGGGCGGCGAGCTGCGGGGAACGCCTATGTACATGTCGCCGGAGATGGTCGCCGGCAGCGAGCAGGGGGCTCCGGCGGATGTCTGGGCGCTCGGGTGCGTGGTCGCGGAGATGGCGTCGGGATCTCCAGCGTGGAGCTGCTCCGACGTGGCGGCGCTGCTGATGAGGATCGGCGTCGGCGACGAGGTGCCGGAGATCCCCGGGGCTTTATCGGCTGAGGGGAGAGATTTTCTCGAGAAATGTTTCGTGAAGGATCCTCGAGCGAGATGGACGGCTGAGATGCTTTTAAATCATCCTTTCGTTTGCGGTGAGGAAGAAATCGACGGCTGTGATGCGTTGAAAGACACGGCCTCGGCTTCTCCTAGATGCCCCTTTGATTTCCAGAACTGGTTGAGTTCAATTACGTCTTTGCCCTCGCTTTCGGAGTCGTGGTCGTCGGAGTCGGGGTGGTCCGTTTCGACGGCGGAGGAGCGCCTCCGGGGTTTGGTCAATGTCGCCGAGAATAGTCCTAATTGGTCTGTCACCGATGATTGGGTCACAATCAGGTGACGGAGACAATATTGATCACGGTCACAGGAGTCGGCATCACATTTTCTTGTGCTGGACACTGATTTTTTGATcgacttttttcttttctaattctttttttattttatttttagggtAGTGAAACTGAAAACCGgccatctatttttcggttttatttaatttaatttgtaaataGTAGAAGTAGAAATAGAAATAGATGGAGTACAAGATTAAGAAGGCTTGCAATTGGAAACTCATATTTCGAGCCGAAAAGTGTACAGTAACAGAAGTGATGCTTTTAGTGCCAATTATTTCATTTGGTTCTGACTAATACTAGTATTTGAATGTCTTTTATATTTTACGgtcatttatttttctgtttATATTATAGTTGTCGTTGGGAAACGGGGGAGATTCGATCATTTAAATCTCGCATGATCTTTGTGGCCAATTGCTCTGTCAATTTACACAAGTTGCTACTTCGCAACTTGCAACAAGACAGCATCTATTGTATGAATAATTCATACTATAAGTTACTGTTTCATTATCTTTATCTTATGATGCACCTTATCTTCACTAACTATAAAGGATGTCCATCTATAAAACGGGAACATTCACAAAATATCATACTATTATCAGAAGATATatacataataaaattcatttCGTTTCCTCTTCGTGGTGACGTAGCTTCACCTTTCAATTCTCtcatattatttttcaaatgttttcataCCGTCTAATAACTTCTCATATCTAGAGCAGATATAGTTTATACAGATTTAGAATTGGTGACTATAAATTTCATTGATCTGgatttttagaattataaagAGTCTTCAATAccattaagagggtgtttggctaggCTTATTTTAAAGAAGTTTCTCAAaagtttataagttgttaaagtgtttggataatcaagtatataagctagagagaaaaTACCTTTTTAgggagagaaaatcgaagaaaaacgaacttgaatgatatatgatgtaaacaataaattatatagttgaaaaatatttctaAGATGATTGTTGCAtgtaagattataaaaaaataagttggggtagaaaaatttattttttggggagcttatattTGGAGGTTATAAGCTATTTTGcaacttattttgccaaacactttgaaggagcttataagctcctaaacaacttataagctcaaacACCATCTTAGTGGtgtaaacaaattaaatatattgaaGAGAATATCATTATATTCAATTCGTTTTCGTGAAATTCTTCAAGTATTCGAGTTAAATATGGATATCTTTctaatattcaatttaattttttcgaAGTATATTTTAAGTAATATATTTGGATATTctatttgaaattaattcatATTCGTACCATTCGATTCGATTTGgaactatttaaaaaaaattagttacaTTTGAATTAAATATGGATATCTTTCTACTCCCTCCACCCCCGGCTATCTTGAGACCTTTTTCTTTGggcatgaaaattaagaaagcAGTGTTTAGTGGTTTAAgagtgtgtttgctttttatccctctaaatggagggatgaCAAAAATTTGTGCCTTTAAATATTTGcgttcttatcccacattttacacaaacgccatttttccttccttattttcacttcaaggaaggataatattatccctccttgaagtgaaaataaggaaggaaaaatgatgtatgtgtaaaatgtgggataaaaaaacaaatatttaaaggcataaatttttgtcaTCCCTCCAtgtagagggataaaaagcaaacacaccctaagtgTAGTAGGTAATAAAGGGAAAAGTGATTAATGTTCTATTGAATTTGATttattccttttttatttttctgtttttatatacattgaaaatttgaatattttaattaaataattttaattaaaataatttaatgtgaaatttttaaatttaaaaatataaattcaactCTGCCATAAATAAGAGCAGCTGCATAACAAGGACATATGTAAATTGAAATATGCCAAAATAACACAATTCTTTCAATTCATAAAAAAGATTCAAAATATCCCAAAAAAACTGCCGCCGGTTTACAAAGTGAGATAAAAACAACAAAGTGGAGCCAAATTAAATTGGACTTCCCACCATGAGAGTCTTGGTGCAGTGGTTCTTCTTGCGCCTCATGTCTCTCTAATAATTCGACGATGAAGCgttgttggtaagacgcttctccttcaatcaataggtcgggggttcgagtcaccctagaagctagagtgtgagtgagttttttcctttttttgattgtaacaatttttttttttttaaaaatttttggACTTCCCACAAAAACTcaaaaaacaaatcctataagaGGGGTCCGAATCCTACCACAACAACCAcgttacaaataaaaaaaatggtaaaGAAGAATGATATTTGAACACATGTGAGGAATCAAGTAGTGCAATTTGTTCTTCAAAATAGCAAGAATGGGAAGCCACAGGGAGACAGGATTGTAAAAGCACAAGTGAAATTTGAAATCTCTTGCGCAATCGTGTTTCGACTGTGGAGTGCTGCGAAGAAACAACAAGAGAATGGTCAAGTGGGGAAGGAGGAGAGTTATACAgaggggtgggggggggggggtgaggGTTAAATACGTCAGGGGGGAGGGGGAGCGGTGGGGGCGGCGAGAGTTAGATACATCGGGGAGCGAACGACGAGGATTTATCCATCCAttgccgccgcctccgccgttTTGGGGAAGGGATTCGACCATAGTTTCAGGGAGTGAGAGGGCATGGTGAGGAGAATGCGGCGGGAGATGAAaggctgagagagagagaagagtgaaaTTTAAGGTTTGAGGAGAGGGAAGGTTTGAGAGAAATTAAGAGAAAATCGAGAGAAACGGTCTGCTAATTTAGTTTTAGTTATCTAATAGTCTTAAGATAGTTGGAACactaaaaaaggaaagtgtTTCAAAATagatgggacggagagagtaatattcAACTCAATTTGTTCGAAGTAGGAGTATATTTTTTGGAACTATTTGGATATTCTATTTGAAATTTGTTCGTATTCGGACCATTCgattctatttaattttttttttaatatatttggaTATCCActaatattattcatccttgaagtgaaaataaggaagaaaaaatggtgaacttctcttttgtgtaaaatgtgagaaaaaaaaaaggagacatttaaaggcataaatttttgttatccataaTTTTtcttggataaatttatcaatcaaagtaaacgcacccttaggGGTATTGGTCCataaatattcgaattttttctattttcttattttatatctcaactttaaAATCTACCTATAAATAcctgaattttatatttttctaattttgccCTGTGCAAATTTTTACCCCAAAATCGTTGCCGACATGGAAACCTTATTGAGAGGGAAGTTTAAACTTTATAATAAAGcagataatttttttgttaatatgGAATCTAGAACATGTATTCGCAATTTGGTTTGGTGCGGTTGGCACTAAAATAACTAGTTATCTACACCATTCCTCGCATCTTTCTTTTTTAACGTAGAGAAGCATAACTACATAAGTGTgcaacaaataataataataataataataataataataataataataataataataataattacattaAATATATTACGGTTTACAGTTTGGTTTGGTCTAAAATTTTAGAAAATCAAACCTAAACCGTAAATCATATTTTTTCAAAAGTATAAATCAAACCATATTTTTCAAACCGTAAATCAAATCAAACCGCACTACTACGATTTGGTTTAATTTGATCTACGGTTTAAACTAAATTGTGAACACCCCTACATGTAATTGTAGGGTTTGAGATGTCAATCTGGCTACCATGTCAACAACGATTCGAAGGTAAAAATTCGAcggatgcaaaatcagaaagaatacaAAATTCATGTCATAAGTAGATTTTTAAGTTGGCCGGGGTGCAAAACCGAAAAATAGGAAAAGTTCGAGTATTTACATGccaatactttttatttttacataGATTAAAATACTAACATTAGTCATGGCCATTAATTCAACCACGTAGCCCCACTTCTCCTATATAATCACCTTCACTCTTAACCCCAGCTTTCACCGCTGCTTCTTCAAACTTAAGGTGATTCTTCTTTCACCGTTTATTATCCAAATTGTTTCTCAATCTCTAAAACCCTTGTTTTACTTCCAGCTCCTATCATCTTCGAGCAAagcaacaacaaccaacaaaATTTCTGCAGCATGAAAGGTGCTACTTTCAACCCGAATCCAAATTAACACTGAACTTATTTCACAGCATATATATACCAACACAAGTTCATACACATACCAAAATGCTTATTTGCTAAACTTATAATCAAGCATACTCGTGTTAAATTTTTCTGCAGCAgaccaaaatattttttatataatgtcACTTCAGAGAATATGTTCTCATCTCGTTTACATTTTGCGGTGCAGGAACCCCTGCTGACTGTACATCTTTGGGAATTTCCAAAGCTCTCTTCACCTCAATACCTGATCTGGTACTTGATAATTCTTTAGTTGGGAAAATGATAACATTCTATACTAGCACTAGATTCTTTAGCTTCGAATAAATCATTTTTCGCGGTATATTCTACTCGGTTTATTATGTGTGAAATGCTTCTTTATAGATCTTAGCTTGTTCCTAAATTTAATAAGACAAGTTGCTTAAAATTGCctattttcaattgttttttgCAGGTAATTAGTGGCATTAACAAGGGTTTCATCGATGACAAGCTGCACCCCGGGTTGAAGCCCCAGCCTGTGGCTGTTAAGTTCCTCAATATGGATGGATTACAGGGGAATCGCTGGTAtgtcttttcttttgtttttggttAGTTTGCAAATTGTGCTTCATGTAATATggttgcctttttttttttttttttaattgacaGAAGGTGATTTTTCTTGGTCAATTAAGACATGTACATTTGGTGAAGTTGATCGGATACTGTTGCGAGAAAGAACATAAGCTTTTGATGTATGAGTACATACTAAGAGGCAGCCTTGAAAACCAGCCTTTTAGaagttcaatttattttgatttagaCCAATTGTTAGGTGACAACTGCCAAAGAATTTGATTTAGACCAATTGTTACACTGTCTCTGTTAATCTTTTAGTATAACCCTTCTTGATTTTAGtatttcttctaattttttCTCCTCCACTTTTTGCTTTCTTTCAAGTTCCTCATTATTTCTTCTCTGAGATGATGTTTCCTTATCTGTAGATGCTATATACATAGCCTCAAATTATTCTTTATAGCCATCAAAATGCTTGTGGCTCATATATGTGAAAATGTATATTAGAGCATTACCGAGGGAAAAATCCCTCGGTAAAATTGACACCTAAACCGACATAATACCTGACGTACATTTAGCGAGGATGATTCCTCTCGGTAAAATTACTGAGTGAATATTCTCTCGGTAATTTTTTTACCGACATTGAAAATTACGACGGCCTCGTTTAATCGGTAATCTCTCGGTGATCTATTTTACCAAgggaaattatttaattaccgACGAAAATTTTCGTcggtaaaaaattatttttttgtagtgacatATTGGACACATTATAAACAGATAAAATTAAGTCACTTGTAGCTCAAGTAGTTGAGAGTCTTGACACTACAAACTGATTGATACATATTGCAATCCCACTTGAAACATACATTATAGAAATTGTAAGAGCAAGATATGATTGAGTGAAAAAGTAAGGAGCAAAAATTTGTCCACTTCTTCTACAAACTACACAACTGGTCAAACCAAGTTGGGCTTtacaatcatttttttttaatttttctttatttgatgCAAAAATTTGGTGATAAACTCATTGGGCTTTACAATCaggtcttttttcttttttgtttttgaggGGGCTTCATTATTTTCTAAACGTGTAAATATTCGGCTAGCAATATTGAAAtttcataataaatattatcaTGTGCATATTTGTAGtgtttattttgcatgattagCTGAATAAGCAAAAATTATCCAATCTAATCCAATGTTTACTTGGCAGGGTATCTCCAATCCCggaataagtaaaaaaaaaatgaagggtGTGTAAGAATTTAATCTCGTGATGAGATTCGATCTGTCCATCCattctcaaataaaaaaattacaacatACTTCATCCATCTACAAAAataatctatttttattatttgtgatgttcataaaaattagtccaTTTTCATTTGGACAATGCCACTCCATAATTGGctattttctccactcacaatacaattaattatcactaTTAATACTATCTTTTAAGGGAGACTCCTTTTGCACACACAAATCACtcaaccatttttattaaaacctgtgtcgtcGTCCTCTTTTAGGACAATATTTTGTGGAGGGAGAGAGTATTAGATTATATTTTAAGAGGCATTTACATTTGAGGATAGTAAATCTAATATTTTGTTTACTaaaatgaattgaaactttCATATATGTCAAGACCCTTGAtgatttttgttattttaaataattttaattgattcaTATCTCATTCAATGGATGAGATCGAATAATTCTAATCTTcaagataaaaatactcaattatcCAAGTATATACTTCTTATG contains:
- the LOC130990094 gene encoding mitogen-activated protein kinase kinase kinase 20-like codes for the protein MDWFRGEKLGHGSFAQVNLAIPRSQSSFPQPLMAVKSCGVYLSSSLVNEKFILEELKDCPEIIRCYGDSYSCENGEKLYNVLLEYASGGSLADKLKFSGDRTLPEPQVRRYTKALLRGLHYIHKFGYVHCDVKLQNILLSSDGSVKIADFGLAKRAGGAAAGGELRGTPMYMSPEMVAGSEQGAPADVWALGCVVAEMASGSPAWSCSDVAALLMRIGVGDEVPEIPGALSAEGRDFLEKCFVKDPRARWTAEMLLNHPFVCGEEEIDGCDALKDTASASPRCPFDFQNWLSSITSLPSLSESWSSESGWSVSTAEERLRGLVNVAENSPNWSVTDDWVTIR